From the genome of Eucalyptus grandis isolate ANBG69807.140 chromosome 2, ASM1654582v1, whole genome shotgun sequence, one region includes:
- the LOC104428068 gene encoding vacuolar protein sorting-associated protein 2 homolog 3, whose protein sequence is MKTLFNRKPNPKEALRESKREMNQATRGIEKEIGALQLEEKKLVAEIKRTAKTGNEAATKILARQLVRLRQQIANLQGSRAQMRGIATHTQAMHAQSSIAVGMKGASNAMSAINKQMAPAKQAKVIQEFQKQSAQMDMTTEMMSDAIDDALDDDEAEDETEELTNQVLDEIGVDVASQLSTAPKGRIATKQSEDVGSSGIDELEKRLAALKNP, encoded by the exons ATGAAGACCCTCTTCAACCGAAAACCCAACCCCAAAG AGGCTCTtcgagagagcaagagagagatgAATCAGGCCACCAGAG GCATAGAGAAGGAGATTGGAGCACTTCAGCTAGAA GAGAAAAAACTAGTTGCTGAGATAAAGAGAACTGCTAAAACGGGAAATGAG GCAGCTACCAAAATTCTAGCACGCCAGCTGGTTAGGCTAAGACAACAAATAGCAAACTTGCAAGGTAGTCGAGCTCAAATGAGAGGCATCGCAACTCACACACAG GCAATGCATGCTCAGTCTTCAATTGCTGTCGGCATGAAAGGTGCTAGCAACGCAATGTCAGCTATAAATAAG CAAATGGCCCCAGCAAAGCAAGCAAAGGTTATTCAGGAATTTCAGAAGCAGTCGGCTCAAATGGATATGACT ACTGAAATGATGTCAGATGCTATTGACGATGCATTGGACGATGATGAGGCTGAAGATGAAACTGAAGAGTTGACAAACCAG GTGTTGGATGAGATTGGTGTTGATGTTGCCTCGCAG TTGTCAACGGCTCCAAAAGGAAGAATTGCAACAAAGCAAAGTGAGGATGTTGGCAG TTCGGGCATTGATGAGCTTGAAAAGCGGTTGGCGGCACTGAAAAATCCATGA
- the LOC104428078 gene encoding multiple organellar RNA editing factor 3, mitochondrial — translation MASTAARRTLASLLARTLSSPSPSSSSRSPRLSIPLLNAAAASASPLPGRGADPLNVLTRPKTSGSGYSPLNDPSPNWSNRPPKETILLDGCDYEHWLIVMEFPTDPKPSEEEMINAYVKTLASVVGSEEEAKKKIYSVCSTTYTGFGCLISEELSYKVKGLPGVLWVLPDSYLDVPNKDYGGDLFVDGKVIHRPQYWYNERQPTRRPRPRYDRRRETMQVERRGPGNGASWAQSQPQAVQQQMTIESQSSAQVGGAGVNMGESNTGRT, via the exons ATGGCGTCCACCGCAGCTCGTCGAACCCTAGCTTCTCTCCTCGCTCGAACTCTCTCTTCcccatctccatcttcatcctctCGCTCCCCCCGCCTCTCCATTCCTCTCCtcaacgccgccgccgcctccgcctcgccctTGCCCGGACGCGGAGCCGACCCGCTCAACGTCCTGACCCGCCCCAAGACCTCCGGGTCGGGCTACTCCCCCCTGAACGACCCGTCGCCGAACTGGAGCAACCGGCCTCCCAAGGAGACCATCCTCCTCGACGGCTGCGACTACGAGCACTGGCTCATCGTCATGGAGTTCCCCACCGACCCCAAGCCCTCCGAGGAAGAGATGATCAACGCTTACGTCAAAACTCTTGCCTCCGTCGTCGGAAG TGAGGAGGaggcgaagaagaagatttaCTCGGTTTGCAGCACCACTTATACTGGATTCGGGTGCCTGATCTCCGAGGAGCTCTCCTATAAAGTTAAAG GATTACCTGGTGTTCTCTGGGTTTTGCCGGATTCGTATCTTGATGTGCCAAACAAAGATTATGGAG GTGATTTGTTTGTCGATGGTAAAGTCATTCACCGGCCACAATATTGGTACAACGAGAGGCAGCCAACGAGGCGGCCTCGCCCACGGTATGATAGGCGCCGTGAAACAATGCAGGTTGAAAGGAGAGGTCCTGGAAATGGAGCGAGCTGGGCGCAGAGCCAGCCACAAGCTGTCCAGCAGCAAATGACGATTGAGTCCCAGAGTTCCGCTCAGGTTGGAGGGGCAGGCGTTAACATGGGAGAATCAAATACTGGAAGGACATAA